The DNA region GCAAGCGCGACATCCGCACGATGCCCGACCAGTGGACGGTCAAGACGCGCGACCGCAGCCTGTCCGCGCAATGGGAGCACACCGTGCTCGTCACCGAGACGGGCTACGAGGTGCTGACCGTGTCGGCCGGCACGCCGGCACGCCCGGTGTTCGCGCAACCGGCCGCCGCGGTCTGAGCGCCGTCGCGCCCGCCCGCCTGCCCCCGCCCCCGACCTGAACGGCCACCCATGAGCGCTCACGCCGCCCCCTCGCCCGAAGCGCTGTCGCGGCGCGCCGAATTCAAGGCCGCCAAGGTCGACATGCTCGAGCGCTTTCGCAGCGCGGCGAACGTCGCGTCGCTGATGCACGCGCTGTCGAAGCTCACCGACGACGCGCTCAAGCGTGTATGGGACGACTGCGGATTGCCCGCGACGCTCGCGCTCATCGCCGTGGGCGGCTACGGACGCGGCGAGCTCGCGCCCTACTCCGACGTCGACATCCTCGTGCTGCTGCCCGACGCGCACGACCCGGCGCTCGACGCGCGCATCGAGCGCTTCATCGGGATGGCGTGGGATCTCGGCCTCGAGATCGGCAGCAGCGTGCGCACGGTCGCGCAATGCATCGAGGAAGCATCGCAGGACGTCACCGTGCAGACCTCGCTGCTCGAGGCGCGCCGCATCGTCGGCAGCACCGCGCTGTTCGAGCGCTTCACGGTACGGTATCACGAGGCGCTCGACGCCCGCGCGTTCTTCACCGCGAAGGTGCTCGAGATGCGCCAGCGCCACGCGAAGTTCCAGGACACGCCGTACAGCCTCGAGCCGAACGTGAAGGAAAGCCCAGGCGGCCTGCGCGACCTGCAGACGATCCTGTGGATCGCGCGCGCGGCGGCCTTCGGCAGCAGCTGGCGCGAGCTCGACACACGCGGGCTCATCACCGAGCGCGAGGCGCGCGAGCTGCGCCGCAACGAAGGATTCCTGAAGACGCTGCGCGCGCGGCTGCACGTGATCGCCGGCCGTCGCCAGGACATGCTCGTGTTCGACCTGCAGACGCAGGCCGCCGAGAGCTTCGGCTACCGGCCGACGCAGGCCAAGCGCGCGAGCGAGCAGCTGATGCGCCGCTACTACTGGGCCGCGAAGGCGGTCACGCAGCTCGCGACGATCCTGATCCAGAACATCGAGGCGCAGCTGTTCCCCGCGACGAGCGGCATCACGCGCGTGCTGTCGCCCGATCGTTTCGTCGAGAAGCAGGGCATGCTCGAGATCGTCGACGACGGCGTGTTCGAACGCCATCCCGACGCGATCCTCGAAGCCTTCCTGCTGTACGAGGTGACCCGCGGCGTGAAGGGCCTGTCCGCCCGCACGCTGCGCGCGCTTTACAACTCGCGCGAGATCATGAACAACACGTGGCGGCGCGATCCGCAGAACCGCCGCACGTTCATGCAGATCCTGCAGCAGCCCGAAGGCATCACGCATGCATTCCGGCTGATGAACCAGACGAGCGTGCTCGGCCGCTATCTGCTGAATTTCCGCCGCATCGTCGGCCAGATGCAGCACGACCTGTACCACGTGTATACGGTCGACCAGCATATCCTGATGGTGTTGCGCAACCTCCGCCGCTTCGCGGTGGCCGAGCATGCGCACGAATACCCGTTCTGCAGCCAGCTGATCGGCAATTTCGAGCGCCCGTGGGTGCTGTATGTCGCCGCGCTGTTCCACGACATCGCGAAAGGCCGCGGCGGCGACCATTCGACGCTCGGGATGGCCGACGCGCGGCGCTTCTGCCGCGAGCACGGCATCACCGGCGACGACGCGGCGCTGATCGTATGGCTCGTCCAGCATCACCTGACGATGAGCCAGGTCGCGCAGAAGCAGGACACGAGCGACCCGGAGGTCATCAAGCGCTTCGCGGAAGTCGTCGGCAACGAACGCTACCTCACCGCGCTCTACCTGCTGACCGTCGCCGATATCCGCGGCACGAGCCCGAAGGTGTGGAACACGTGGAAGGGCAAGCTGCTCGAGGATCTCTACCGCATCACGCTCGCGGTGCTCGGCGGCGCCAACCCCGATGCGCATTCGGAACTGAAGTCGCGCCAGGAGCAGGCGCTCGCGCTGCTGCGCCTCGAGACCGTGCCCGACGACGCGCACCGCGCGCTGTGGGATCAGCTCGACGTCGGCTTCTTCCTGCGTCACGACGCGGCCGACATCGCATGGCAGACGCGCGTGCTGTACCGGCACGTGAACGCCGAGACGGCGATCGTCCGCGCGCGGCCGTCGCCGATCGGCGACGCGCTGCAGGTGCTCGTGTACGTGAAGGACCGCCCCGACCTGTTCGCGGGCATCTGCGCGTACTTCGACCGCAACGGACTCTCCGTGCTCGATGCGCGCGTCAGCACCACGCGGCATGGCTATGCGCTCGACAATTTCATCGTCACGCAGACCGAACGCGACGTGCGCTATCGCGACATCGCGAATCTCGTCGAACAGCAGCTCGCGACGCGCCTTGCCGAGACCGCGCCGCTGCCGGAGCCGTCCAAGGGCCGCCTGTCGCGGCTGTCCCGGACGTTTCCGATCACGCCGCGCGTCGACCTCCGGGCCGACGAGCGCGGTCAGTACTACATCCTGTCCGTGTCCGCCAACGACCGGCCGGGCCTTCTCTATTCGATCGCGCGCGTACTGGCCGAGCATCAGGTCGGCGTCCACGCGGCGCGGATCAATACGCTCGGCGAACGCGTCGAGGACATCTTCCTGCTCGATGGTGCCGGCCTGTCCGACAACCGCCTGCAGATCCAGCTCGAAACCGAATTGCTGCGCGCGATCGCAGTCTGAATGAATCCCAGCGTTTATGCGCACCAAATTAACCGTCAAGAATCCGCGTCCGGCGTCGCCGACCCGCGCACCCGTCCGCTCCGGCAGCCTCGTCGCTCGCAAGGCGGTGCGCCCCGCCGGGCCGCCCGCGGCCGACAAGCCGCCGCGCCCGAAGAAGGCCGCCGCGCCGGCAGCCGCCGGCGAACGCGCGTTCAAGCCGCGCGGCGCGGAACGCCCGGGTGCGGATCGCGCGCCGGCGAAGCGCGCACCGCGTGACGGCGGTGCCGAGCGCGGCGACGCGCGTCCCGCGCGTCCGTATCGCAGCGCCGAAGGTCAGCCCGATGCGCGGCCGCGCCGCGCGGGCGCCGAAGGCGGTGCCCGCGCGCCGTATCGCGACAAGGCGGAGGGCTACGGCGAGAAGCGCAGCTTCGGCGAACGCCGTACGTCGTCCGACCGCCCGGCTCGCCGCAGCGATGACGATACGCGGCCGCGCCGTGCAGGCGCGGAAGGCGGCGCACGCGCACCGTATCGTGACAAGGCAACCGGCGAAGGCGCGAAGCGCAGTTTCGACGATCGCCGTACGTCGTCCGACCGCCCGGCTCGCCGCAGCGACGACGATACGCGGCCGCGCCGCGCAGGCGCCGAAGGCGGTGCACGCGCGCCGTATCGCGACAAGGCAACCGGCGATGCGCCGAAGCGCAGCTTCGGTGAACGCCGTACGTCGTCCGACCGTCCGGCACGCCGCGACGACGATGCACGGCCGCGCCGCGCAGGTGCCGAAGGCGGTGCACGCGCACCGTATCGCGACAAGGCAACCGGCGATGCGCCGAAGCGCAGCTTCGGTGAACGCAGTACATCGTCCGACCGACCGGCACGCCGCGACGACGATACGCGGCCGCGTCGCGCAGGCGCCGAAGGCGGCGCTCGCGCACCGTATCGCGACAAGGCAACCGGCGATGCGCCGAAGCGCAGCTTCGGCGAACGCCGTGCGCCGTCCGACCGCCCAGCTCGCCGCAGCGATGACGATACGCGGCCGCGCCGCGCAGGCGCCGAAGGCGGCGCACGCGCACCGTATCGTGACAAGGCAACCGGCGATGCACCGAAGCGCAGCTTCGGTGAACGCAGTACATCGACCGACCGACCGGCTCGCCGCAGCGACGACGATGCACGGCCGCGCCGCGCAGGCGCCGAAGGCGGCGCACGCGCCCCCTATCGCGACAAGGCAACCGGCTACGGCGAAAAGCGCAGCTTCGGCGAACGCGGCAACACCGAGCGCCGCTCGACGGCCGCCGCGCCGAAAGCCGCACAACCGGTCAAGCACCGCGCCCCCGACATCGATCACGGCGACGAAACCGGCCTGATGCGCCTGTCGAAGCGCATGTCCGAGCTCGGCCTGTGCTCGCGCCGCGAAGCCGACGAATGGATCGAAAAGGGCTGGGTGCTCGTCGACGGCGAACGCATCGACACGCTCGGCACCAAGGTCCGTCCCGACCAGAAAATCGAGATCGACGAACGCGCGAGCGCCGCGCAGGCCGCACAGGTGACGATCCTGCTGCACAAGCCGGTCGGCTATGTGTCCGGTCAGGCGGAAGACGGCTACGAGCCCGCGTCGGTGCTGATCACGCGCGCGAACCAGTGGAGCGGCGACCGCTCGCCGCTGCGCTTCTCGCCGCAGCATCTGCACGCGCTCGCTCCGGCCGGCCGGCTCGACATCGATTCGACCGGCATGCTCGTGTTGACGCAGAACGGCCGGATCGCGAAGCAACTGATCGGCGAGCAGTCGGACATCGACAAGGAGTACCTGGTGCGCGTGCGCTTCGGCGAACGGCTGCTCGACATCGACCAGCACTTCCCCGCCGAATCGCTCGCGAAGCTGCGCCACGGCCTCGAACTCGACGGTGTCGCACTGAAGCCCGCGATGGTGAGCTGGCAGAACGGCGAACAGCTGCGTTTCGTGCTGCGTGAAGGCAAGAAGCGCCAGATCCGCCGGATGTGCGAACTGGTCGGTCTCGAAGTGATCGGCCTGAAGCGCGTGCGGATGGGCCGCGTGATGCTCGGCGCGCTGCCGCAAGGGCAATGGCGCTACCTGTCGCCCGACGAGTCGTTCTGACGGCAGGCAGGCACACACGGCGTGCCACGCAATGACAAAGCCCGCGCAAGCGGGCTTTGTCGTTTCCGTCACGACGACGGCACGCAACATCGCGCACCGCCGCGTACCGATCAGTCGTCGTCGGTCGGATCGAGCCCCGGGAACAGCACCTCGGTGAAGCCGAAGCGCGTAAAGTCGGTGATCCGCATCGGATACAGCTTGCCGATCAGGTGGTCGTATTCGTGCTGGACGACCCGCGCGTGGAAGCCTTCCGCGACGCGGTCGATCTTCGCGCCGAACTGGTCGTAACCGCTGTAGCGCACCTTCGCATAGCGGCTGACGACGCCGCGCATGCCCGGCACCGACAGGCAGCCTTCCCATCCCTCTTCCATGTCCGGCGGCATGTACTCGAGCTTCGGGTTGATCAGCACGGTCTCGGGCACGGGCGGCGCGTCCGGATAGCGGTTGTTGCTGCCGAAGCCGAAGATAATGAGCTGCAGCCCGATGCCGATCTGCGGCGCGGCGAGGCCCGCGCCGTTCGCGTGATGCATCGTCTCGAACATGTCCGCGACGATCTCGTGCAGCTCCGGCGTGTCGAACTGCGCGACCGGCTTGGCGACTTCGAGCAGGCGCGGATCGCCCATCTTCAGGATCTCGCGAATCATGGGGTGTTGCCCTCCAGGAGTTGGTGCAGTCCGTCTTCGTCCAGTACGGGGATGCCGAGTTCCTCGGCCTTCGCGAGCTTGCTGCCGGCGTCGGCGCCCGCGACCACGTAATCCGTCTTCTTCGATACCGAGCCCGCGACTTTCGCGCCCGCCGCTTCGAGCATCTCCTTCGCCGCGTCGCGGGTGAGATTCGGCAGCGTGCCCGTCAGCACGACCGTCTTGCCGGCCAGCACGCCCTGCGGCGCCCTCGGCGCGGGCGGGCCTTCGGCCCACGTGACCTTGCCGGGCGCGCGCAGTTGCTCGATCACGGTGCGGTTGTGTTCTTCCGCGAAGAACTGGTGGATCGACTCGGCGACGATCGGCCCGACGTCGTTGACTTCGAGCAGTTCCTCGATCGACGCGTCCATGATCGGGGTCAGCGACCCGAAGTGCTTCGCGAGATCCTTCGCGGTCGATTCACCGACATGGCGGATCCCGAGCCCGTAGATGAAGCGCGCGAGCGTCGTGTGCTTCGCCTTCTCGAGCGAGTCGAGCAAATTCTGTGCGGACTTCTCGGCGAACCGGTCGAGTTCCGCGAGCGTCGCGAAACCGAGATTGAACAAGTCGGCCGGCGTGCGCACGAGATTCAGTTCGACGAGCTGATCGATGATCTTCTCGCCGAGCCCGTCGATGTCGAGCGCGCGACGCTGCGCGAAGTGCCACAGCGCCTGCTTGCGCTGCGCCGGGCAGAACAGGCCGCCGGTGCAGCGCGCGATCGCCTCGTCCGGCAACCGCTCGATCTTCGAACCGCACACCGGGCATTCGGTCGGCATCACGAATTCGGCCGCATCGTCCGGCCGGCGATCGAGCAGCGCGCCGACGACCTCGGGGATCACGTCGCCCGCGCGCCGCACGATCACGGTATCGCCGATCCGGATGTCCTTGCGGCGCACTTCGTCCTCGTTGTGCAGCGTCGCGTTGGTCACCGTCGCGCCGCCGACGAACACGGGTTCGAGCCGCGCGACCGGCGTGATCGCACCCGTGCGGCCGACCTGCACGTCGATCGCGACGAGCCTGGTCAGCGCTTCCTGTGCGGGAAACTTGTGCGCGAGCGCGAAGCGCGGTGCGCGCGACACGAAGCCGAGGCGATCCTGTTCGTCGCGCCGGTTCACCTTGTAGACGACGCCGTCGATGTCGTACGGCAGCGACTCGCGCTTCTCGCCGACCTTGCGGAAGAAGCCGAGCAGGCCGTCGGCGCCGTACACGACCGCGCGCTCGCGGTTCACCGGCAGGCCGAACGACTCGTACCAGTCGAGCAGTGCGCTGTGCGTGTCCGGCATCGGCATCCCGTCGAGCACGCCGATCCCGTACGCGAAGAACGACAGCGGCCGCTGCGCGGTGATCTTCGGATCGAGCTGGCGCAGGCTGCCGGCCGCCGCGTTGCGCGGGTTCGCGAATTCACGCTGCTCGGCCGCGCGCTGGCGTTCGTTCAGGCGTGCGAAATCGCGCTTGAACATCAGCACCTCGCCGCGCACGTCGAGCAGGGCCGGCACGTGCGCGCCCTTCAGCTTCAGCGGGATCGAGCGGATCGTGCGGACGTTCTCCGTCACGTCCTCGCCGGTCGTGCCGTCGCCGCGCGTCGACGCCTGCACGAACACGCCGTGCTCGTAGCGCAGCGAGATTGCCAGCCCGTCGAACTTCAGCTCGCACGCATATTCGACCGGGTCCGTCACCGAGCCGGCGAGATCGGTCGTCTTGCCGAGCGCATCGGCGACGCGCTTGTCGAACGCGGCGATGTCCTCGTCGGCGAAGCCGTTGTTCAGCGACAGCATCGGCGCATCATGGACGACCGGCGTGAAACCGCCCGCCACTTCGCCGCCGACGCGCTGCGTCGGCGAGTCGGGCGTCACGAGGTCGGGATGATCGGTTTCGAGTTGCTGCAGCTCGCCGAACAGTCGATCGTATTCGGCGTCGGGCAGATCCGGCTGGTCGAGCACGTAATAGGCGTAATTCGCCCGCTCGAGTTGGTCGCGCAGCCACGCGGCACGCGCGTCGGGCTGGCTGGCTGGCGGTTCGGCTTGGGTTCGGGCCATGCTGGCGGCAGTTTCGTTCTGAAAAATCGGATGTTCGATTATCTCAGTTTGACGCCGCGACGGGGGCACGCGATGCGTGGCGCGCAAGCCGGCCGCAGCGCACACAGGCGGCGTGCGTGCGGCAGCGCAGCGACGGACGGCGGCGCGGATGGCCACCGCCCGTGCAACGCGTTACTGGCTGAACAGGCGTCGCGTGACCGGCGAACCGGCCGGGATACCCGCTTCCTCGAGCTTCGCGTACAGCTTCATCAGTTGCTGGTCGATCGCGACGAGCGTCGATTCCGGCAGCGGCCGGCGCGAATCGTCGACGACCCGCGCACCGATTCGCTCGGACAGCGACTTCGCGTAGTCGCACATCAGCCGGAACGGCAGGATGTCTTCTTCGGCGACCGGCACGTCGAGCACCAGCGTGATCATGTTGCCGCCCTTGTACGTCAAGTCGTCGCGCAGGAAGTTCGTATCGCCGAACTGCAGCATGAACACGGGGTTCTGCTTCGCGTCGAGCTTCACGAAACGCGTGCCGTCGCGCGACAGCAGCAGCCCGTCCTGCGATGCGACGGCCTGCACGTAGTTCGCCGACCACGGCGCGCCGTCCGACATCACGTTGATCGACAGCTGCGCGTCGCACTGCGCGGCAAAGCCATCGAGCTCGCGCGCCATCGCGACCGTCTCCATCATGTCCGGGAATTCCGGTGCGCCGTCGATCGCATCGGCGAACTGCTGGACGCCCGTCACGAACTCGGAGAATTCGAGCTCGTTCAGCGCGCCGCTGCGGTTCGCGAGCTGCGCGGCCGCGCGCAGTTCTTCATAGCGCACGCCGTTCTGCAGCAGCTCCCACTGGCCGCCTTCCGGCTTGCCCTCGATATGCACGGGCTTGCTGCCCGCGCGGCGCAGCCGCTGCGCGGCCGGCAGGATCTTGTCGCCCGGCAGCGGCCCGCCGAGGCGAATCGGCACGATGCAGTCGATCCGGCGGTCGACGATCGCGGGCGGTGCCGACGAGACCGTCGTCGCGGCCGGCAGCACGGGTTCGGCCGGTTCGTTCGATGCGTCGGCGGCCGGCGCTTCATGTGCGGCGGCGACCGAACCTGCGTCGACAGACTGCCTGGCCGGCTCGGTCGATTCCGACGGCGTGTCGCCGCCGGTGGCCTCGGCCTGCAGATCGGCCGGCATGTCGGCAGGCGCCGCGCCGCCGAAGGTCGGCTCGACGCGCGCCGCTTCAGCTGGCGTGCTCGCGGCGGCAGCCGCCGGCGCCGGTGCCGCGGGTTCGCGGCGCGCGGGCTGGCGCACAGGCTCGATGAACGGCAGCTCCTCGTCGCGCTCGGGGCGATTCATCGCCTCGGCCGCCTCTTCCGGCATCGGGCGCGGCATCCTGCGCCGCACCTTCGCGCCCTGCCACGCGTTGTAGACCACGACGCCGCCCACCACGACGGCGCCGGCGCCGATCAAACCGAGTGTCAACTCGTCCATGCACGCTCCATCAGCAATTCTTTTTCGTCGGACCGCGAACGGGCGCCCATGCGCCGCGCGAACGCGGTCCGGTTTCGTCAAACGTCAATTCTGGGCAAAACCCGCGGCGGTTTCCATGTCCACCGCGACGATCCGCGACACGCCCTGCTCCTGCATCGTCACGCCGATCAGTTGCTGCGCCATCTCCATCGCGATCTTGTTGTGCGAGATGAAGAGGAACTGCGTCTTGTCGGACATCGCGCGCACGAGATTCGCGAAACGCTCGGTGTTCGCGTCGTCGAGCGGCGCGTCGACCTCGTCGAGCAGACAGAACGGCGCCGGGTTCAGCTGGAACATCGCGAACACCAGTGCGGTGGCGGTCAGCGCCTTCTCGCCGCCCGACAGCAGGTGGATGGTCGCGTTCTTCTTGCCCGGCGGCTGCGCCATCACCTGCACGCCCGCATCGAGGATTTCGTCGCCCGTCATGATCAGCTTCGCCTGGCCGCCGCCGAACAGGCGCGGGAACAGGTCGCTGAAGTGACGATTGACCTCGTCGAAGGTGCCCTGCAGCAGCGTGCGGGTTTCCTGATCGATCTTGTGGATCGCGTCCTCGAGCGTCGTGATCGCATCGGTCAGGTCGGCCGACTGCGCATCGAGGAACACCTTGCGCTCGCTCGCGGCCTTCAGCTCGTCGAGCGCGGCCATGTTCACCGGGCCGAGCGCGTTGATCGCGTTGTTCAGGCGCGTGACCTCGCCCTGCAGGTACGACGGTTTCAGGTCCGGCGTCAGCTTCTCGCGCAGCGCTTCCTCGTCGACCTCGGCTGTGGTGAGCTGCTCGGCAAACTGCTCGACGGACAGGCGCGCGGCCTGCTCCTTCAACTGCAGCTCGGTGATGCGGTCGCGCAGCGGCTGCAGCGAACGCTCGGCGACGAGACGCTGCTCGTCCGACGCGCGCAGCTTCGCGGTGAGGTCGTCGAGTTCGATCCGCGCGGCCTGCAGCGCTTCTTCCTTCACCGCGCGAATTTCGAGCGCGTCCTGCAGCCCCGTGTGCGCGGTCTGCTCGTTGATCGTTTCGAGTTCGGCGCGCGCGTCCTCCAGCGACGCGGCGACGCGCTCGCTCTGCTCGTGCGCGACCTGGATGCTGCGCTTGAGCTCGTCGATCCGCGTGACCGCGTTGCGCGCGGCGAAGCGCGCGTCGTTCGCGCCGCGCTCGAGATCGCGCGCTTCCTGGCGCGCGTGCGTCAGCGATTCGTCGAGCGCTTCGAACGCGAGCTGGTTGTCCTCGAAGCGCGCCTGCAGTTCCGCGAGTTCGCCGTCGAAACGCTCGAAGTTCGCTTCCGATTCGGCACGCAATGCGCGCTGCTCGTCGATCTGCGCGCCGATTTCCTCGAGTTCCTCGCGGATCTGCGTGCTGCGCTGCGTGTAGCGTTCATGCGCCTGCGCGAGCTTCAGCACGTCCATCTGCAGCGCGTGCACGCGCTGCGTCGCGCGTTCGGCCTGCGCGCGCACGTCGCCGAGCGCCTGCGCGGCCTGCGTGTGCGCGGCTTCCGCCCGCACCGCGGCCGTGCGGGCCTCGTCGGCGAGCAGCGCCTGTGCCCGCACCTGGCGGCCCAGGTTCTCGATCTCCTGCTGGCGGGCCAGCATCCCGGCCTGCTCCGAATCGGCCGCGTACAGCTGCACGCCGACGCGCGTGACGATGTGGCCGGCCTTGACGACGAACGCGCCGCCCGCCGGCAGCTGCGTGCGCGTCGCGAGCGCCTGTGTGATGTCGTCGGCGACGTACACGTTGCCGAGCCAGTCGTTCAGCACCGCGCGAATGCCTGCATCGTCGATTCGCACGAGCGACAGCACCGGGCGCAGCCCGGCCGCGGCGGCCGGCGGTTCACCGGCGGCCGGCGGCGCATAGAACGCGAGCTTGGCGGGCGGCGCATCGGTCGCGAACGCCTTCACCCAGTCGAGATTCGACACTTCGAGCGCGGCGAGGCGCTCGCGCAGCACGGCCTCGAGTGCCGCTTCCCAGCCCGCTTCGACGTGCAGCTTCTTCCACAGGCGCGGCAGCGCGCCGAGTTCGTGCTTGTCGAGCCACGGCTGGATCTTGCCTTCGGTCTGCACGTTCTCCTGCAGCTGCTTGAGTGCGGCGAGCCGCGCCTCGAGCTGGTGGATCTGCGTGCTTTCGGCCTGCACGCGCTCCTGCGCGGCACGGCGTTCGCCGTCGAGGCGCGGCAGCGCTTCCTGTGCATCGGCAAGACGCGCCTGCGCCTCGGCGAGGATCTCTTCCTGCTCGGCGAGCTGCATGCGCAATTCTTCGAGCTGCGTTTCGTCCGGCGCATCGAGCCCGCCCGCCTCGGACTTCAGCCGCTCATGGCGCTGCTGAAGCTGCTGGAGCTGCTGGTCGGCATTGCGCTGGTGCGCGGCCTCGAGCTTCAGCGACTGCTCGGTCTGCGCAATGCGCGCGCGCTCGTCGTTGAGCTGCGCCTGCGCATCGCGCCACTTCGCTTCGAGCGCCGGCAGCGCGTCGTGCTTCGCGGCCGCGTTGTCTTCGGCGAGCGCGGCCTTCTCGTCGGCCATCGCGCGCGCTTCCTCGGCTTCCTCGAGCTCGTCCTGCGCCTTCTCGGCCTGCGCGCGCCATTGCTCGCGCTGCGCGTTCAACGCGGCGATCTGCGCCTGCACGCGGTTGCGCGATTCGACGATGAACTTGATCTCGGCCTCGAGGCGGCTCACTTCGGCGTTCGCCTCGTAGAGCGCGCCCTGCGCGCCCTGCATCGCGTCGCTCGCCGAGTAATGCGCGACCCGCAGCGTCTCGAGTTGCGACTCGACCTCGCGCAGCCGGGCCGTCTGGGCCTCGAGGTCGATCTGCGCCTGCTCGATCGCGCGCTGCTGCTTCTGCTGCTCGCCCGCAGCCTCGTTCTTGCGCAGCAGCCACAACAGGCGCTGCTTCTCCTCGCCGTCGGCGACGAGTTCCTTGTACTTGTTGGCGACGACGGCCTGCGCCTCGAGCTTCTCGAGGTTCGCGCCGAGCTCGCGGACGATGTCCTCGACGCGCGTCAGGTTCTCGCGCGTGTCGTGCAGGCGGTTCTCGGTCTCGCGGCGCCGTTCCTTGTACTTGGACACGCCCGCGGCTTCCTCGAGGAACACGCGCAGCTCTTCCGGCTTCGCCTCGATGATCCGCGCGATCATGCCCTGGCCGATGATCGCGTACGCACGCGGGCCGAGGCCCGTGCCGAGGAAGATGTCCTGGATGTCGCGGCGGCGCGCCGGCAGGTTGTTGATGTAGTAGCTCGACGTGCCGTCGCGCGTCAGCACGCGCTTCACCGCGATCTCGCCGTACTGGCCCCACTGCCCGGCCGCACGGCCGTCGGAGTTGTCGAAGATCAGCTCCACGCTTGCCCGGCTGCCGGGCTTGCGGGCGGTCGAGCCGTTGAAGATCACGTCCTGCATCGACTCGCCGCGCAGCTCGGACGCGCGCGACTCGCCGAGCACCCAGCGCACGGCATCGATGATGTTGGACTTGCCGCACCCGTTCGGGCCCACCACGCCGACGAGCTGGCCCGGAACCTGGAAATGCGTGGGATCGACAAAGGATTTGAAGCCAGCGAGTTTGATCGAGCTCAGACGCACGGCGGTATCGGATGTGAAGAAGGTGTGAAACGGAACGGGCCGCGACGCGCGGGGCCGGACGGCCCGTGTGCGCGATGCGCCCCGGAATTCAAAAGCGGGGCCGCGCGCATCCAGCGTTGGGCCCCGCAAACGGCTTCCATCATACCATCGCGCGTGCGCCATCCCGCCCGTCGCCGGGTTTGCCCCGTGCCGGCGCGGCACGATGGACCCGGCTCGACAGCAGCGTCGCCAGCACGATGCATGCGCCGCCCGCCCACTCGCGCGCGCTCGGCAGTTCGCTCGCGAACACCCATGCGGACAGCGCGGTGATCACGATCTCGAACAGCATGATGATCGCCGCGCGGTTGGCCGGCACGCGCGCAAGCCCGTACTGCACGAGCAGGTTGTTCACCGCGACCGTCACGCCGATCGCGACGACGATCAGCGCGGCGGTGCCGAGCTGGGCGCCGGCCGGCGCGGCCGGCAGCCCCTCGAACAGCGACGCGATCGCGCCGAACACCGCCGCGCCGCCGAACAGCGTCGCGGTGCGCATCTCGGCGCGCATCTCCGGCAGCTCGCGGCTCGCCTTGATCACGAGCACGTTGCTCATCGCGAAACTCAGGCCGGCCGCGAGCCCCGCCCATTCGGCCGGGTTGGCCGGCAGCGGCACGCCGAGCGTCGGCGACCACAGCATCAGCATCGCGCCGCC from Burkholderia ambifaria AMMD includes:
- a CDS encoding [protein-PII] uridylyltransferase, with product MSAHAAPSPEALSRRAEFKAAKVDMLERFRSAANVASLMHALSKLTDDALKRVWDDCGLPATLALIAVGGYGRGELAPYSDVDILVLLPDAHDPALDARIERFIGMAWDLGLEIGSSVRTVAQCIEEASQDVTVQTSLLEARRIVGSTALFERFTVRYHEALDARAFFTAKVLEMRQRHAKFQDTPYSLEPNVKESPGGLRDLQTILWIARAAAFGSSWRELDTRGLITEREARELRRNEGFLKTLRARLHVIAGRRQDMLVFDLQTQAAESFGYRPTQAKRASEQLMRRYYWAAKAVTQLATILIQNIEAQLFPATSGITRVLSPDRFVEKQGMLEIVDDGVFERHPDAILEAFLLYEVTRGVKGLSARTLRALYNSREIMNNTWRRDPQNRRTFMQILQQPEGITHAFRLMNQTSVLGRYLLNFRRIVGQMQHDLYHVYTVDQHILMVLRNLRRFAVAEHAHEYPFCSQLIGNFERPWVLYVAALFHDIAKGRGGDHSTLGMADARRFCREHGITGDDAALIVWLVQHHLTMSQVAQKQDTSDPEVIKRFAEVVGNERYLTALYLLTVADIRGTSPKVWNTWKGKLLEDLYRITLAVLGGANPDAHSELKSRQEQALALLRLETVPDDAHRALWDQLDVGFFLRHDAADIAWQTRVLYRHVNAETAIVRARPSPIGDALQVLVYVKDRPDLFAGICAYFDRNGLSVLDARVSTTRHGYALDNFIVTQTERDVRYRDIANLVEQQLATRLAETAPLPEPSKGRLSRLSRTFPITPRVDLRADERGQYYILSVSANDRPGLLYSIARVLAEHQVGVHAARINTLGERVEDIFLLDGAGLSDNRLQIQLETELLRAIAV
- a CDS encoding pseudouridine synthase, which codes for MRTKLTVKNPRPASPTRAPVRSGSLVARKAVRPAGPPAADKPPRPKKAAAPAAAGERAFKPRGAERPGADRAPAKRAPRDGGAERGDARPARPYRSAEGQPDARPRRAGAEGGARAPYRDKAEGYGEKRSFGERRTSSDRPARRSDDDTRPRRAGAEGGARAPYRDKATGEGAKRSFDDRRTSSDRPARRSDDDTRPRRAGAEGGARAPYRDKATGDAPKRSFGERRTSSDRPARRDDDARPRRAGAEGGARAPYRDKATGDAPKRSFGERSTSSDRPARRDDDTRPRRAGAEGGARAPYRDKATGDAPKRSFGERRAPSDRPARRSDDDTRPRRAGAEGGARAPYRDKATGDAPKRSFGERSTSTDRPARRSDDDARPRRAGAEGGARAPYRDKATGYGEKRSFGERGNTERRSTAAAPKAAQPVKHRAPDIDHGDETGLMRLSKRMSELGLCSRREADEWIEKGWVLVDGERIDTLGTKVRPDQKIEIDERASAAQAAQVTILLHKPVGYVSGQAEDGYEPASVLITRANQWSGDRSPLRFSPQHLHALAPAGRLDIDSTGMLVLTQNGRIAKQLIGEQSDIDKEYLVRVRFGERLLDIDQHFPAESLAKLRHGLELDGVALKPAMVSWQNGEQLRFVLREGKKRQIRRMCELVGLEVIGLKRVRMGRVMLGALPQGQWRYLSPDESF
- the def gene encoding peptide deformylase, with translation MIREILKMGDPRLLEVAKPVAQFDTPELHEIVADMFETMHHANGAGLAAPQIGIGLQLIIFGFGSNNRYPDAPPVPETVLINPKLEYMPPDMEEGWEGCLSVPGMRGVVSRYAKVRYSGYDQFGAKIDRVAEGFHARVVQHEYDHLIGKLYPMRITDFTRFGFTEVLFPGLDPTDDD
- the ligA gene encoding NAD-dependent DNA ligase LigA codes for the protein MARTQAEPPASQPDARAAWLRDQLERANYAYYVLDQPDLPDAEYDRLFGELQQLETDHPDLVTPDSPTQRVGGEVAGGFTPVVHDAPMLSLNNGFADEDIAAFDKRVADALGKTTDLAGSVTDPVEYACELKFDGLAISLRYEHGVFVQASTRGDGTTGEDVTENVRTIRSIPLKLKGAHVPALLDVRGEVLMFKRDFARLNERQRAAEQREFANPRNAAAGSLRQLDPKITAQRPLSFFAYGIGVLDGMPMPDTHSALLDWYESFGLPVNRERAVVYGADGLLGFFRKVGEKRESLPYDIDGVVYKVNRRDEQDRLGFVSRAPRFALAHKFPAQEALTRLVAIDVQVGRTGAITPVARLEPVFVGGATVTNATLHNEDEVRRKDIRIGDTVIVRRAGDVIPEVVGALLDRRPDDAAEFVMPTECPVCGSKIERLPDEAIARCTGGLFCPAQRKQALWHFAQRRALDIDGLGEKIIDQLVELNLVRTPADLFNLGFATLAELDRFAEKSAQNLLDSLEKAKHTTLARFIYGLGIRHVGESTAKDLAKHFGSLTPIMDASIEELLEVNDVGPIVAESIHQFFAEEHNRTVIEQLRAPGKVTWAEGPPAPRAPQGVLAGKTVVLTGTLPNLTRDAAKEMLEAAGAKVAGSVSKKTDYVVAGADAGSKLAKAEELGIPVLDEDGLHQLLEGNTP